One window from the genome of Nicotiana tomentosiformis chromosome 5, ASM39032v3, whole genome shotgun sequence encodes:
- the LOC104091998 gene encoding actin-depolymerizing factor 10-like, producing MANSASGIAVSDECKLKYLELKAKRDHRYIVFKIDDSGHQVVVEKVGRNDETHEDFANNLPPNECRYAVFDYDFTTNENVQKSKIFFVAWAPETARVRSKMLYASSKDRFRRELDGVQVELQATDASEMSLDTFIGRAR from the exons ATG GcgaattcggcttcagggatagCAGTGAGTGATGAatgcaagttgaaatatttggagcTGAAAGCGAAAAGAGACCACAGATATATAGTGTTCAAGATTGATGATTCAGGGCATCAAGTTGTGGTTGAGAAAGTTGGGAGAAATGATGAGACTCATGAAGATTTTGCCAACAATTTACCTCCCAACGAGTGTCGCTATGCAGTTTTTGACTATGACTTCACCACAAATGAGAATGTCCAGAAAAGCAAGATCTTCTTTGTTGCTTG GGCACCGGAAACAGCAAGAGTAAGAAGTAAGATGTTGTATGCAAGCTCCAAAGACAGATTCAGGAGAGAATTAGATGGTGTCCAGGTTGAGTTGCAGGCTACTGATGCAAGTGAGATGAGCTTGGATACCTTCATTGGGAGAGCTCGTTGA